The genomic segment TGTTCGACGGGGTGTACGGCGCCTCGTCCGGCGCGCTGAACGGGGCCTACTTCCTGGCCGGCGGGTCGTGGCGGAACCTCGCCGCCTACTACGACGACCTGGTCTCGGCGGAGTTCCTGTCGGTGCGGCGCTGGCGGACCGGGATGATGAGCCTGGACTACGCGCTCGGCGAGGTGCTGTGCCGGCGCAAGCCGCTGGACTTCGCCGCGGTGCTCGGTTCGGCCACCCCGCTGCACGTCGCGATCACCCGGCTGGACCCGCCCGCTACCGAGCTGCGGCACGGGTTCGGTGACGCCGCGGAGCTGGTCGCGGCGCTGCGGGCGAGCTCGTGGCTGCCGGTGGTGTCGCGCGGCGTGGCCGACTGTTCCGGGCCGGCGATCGACGGCGCGATGCTGACGATCCACCCGTACCGGCTGGCGGTGGGGGACGGCTGCACGCACGTGCTGTCGCTGAGCAGCCGCCGCCCCGGCCCGGTGCCGGGGCCGTACTCGCCGGTCGAGCTGGCGGTGACGGCGGCGCTGGCCGCGCTGGACCGGCGGCTGGTCCGGCCGCGTTGCCGCGCCGTGCGGGAGTACCGGCGGGACCGGGCGATGGTGGCGGCGGCCGGGGCCGGGCCGCCCTACGTGCTGGATGTGCTGCCGCCGCAGGGGGTGGCGTCGTTCGAGCGCCGCCCCGGCGCGCTGCTCGCCGCCGCCCGGCAGGCGTACGAGCAGGCGTACCGGGTGCTGTCCGGTTACCGCGGCGAGGGCTTCGCGACGGTGCCGAGGTTCGTTCCGGTAGGGGAGGTGGCGGATGCCGAGGCTGCTGAAGGTCGATCTGGTGGTGCTGCTCGGGAAGCTTCCTGACGACCGGCTCTCGCTGCCCGGTTGGGGCAGTGCGTCGGTCGCGACGTGGCGTGCGCTGCTGCGGTCGGTGCCGACCGATCGGCGCGCGTTCGAGTCGCGGTACGAGAAGGACTGGGACGACACGATCGCCCGGCTCGCCGCGCACTGCCGGCAACCGCACCCGCTGCGGCACGACAAGCTGTACGGCCGGCTCTCGGTGTTGCTGCTGACCATGCTGGCGCTGGACCACTCGCAGCGCTACCGGTCGTACCGGGGTGGTCGGCCCGATGCACCGGGCGGCGGCGCCACCGGCCTCGGGCACGACTGCGAGCTGTTGTGCCGGCCGCTGCTGGCCCAGCCACCAGTGCGCGCCGCGCTGCTGGAGCTGTACGAGCCGGCGAACGATCCGGCCGCGGCGCGGGAGTGGGCCGCGATCGACCCGGCGACGCTCGGCTTCCACCGGCACGGTACGACGTCGTTCATCGTCAGCGGCGCCCGGCGTGCGGTCAGCCAGGGTGCCCGGCGCCGGTTCGCGCTCAAGTGCCTGATCCTGCCGTACCTGGAGATCCCGACGATCGAGCGCGCCACCCGCGGCTACCTGGCCAGCTACCAGCGGGACGAGGAGGGTCTGCGGCATCTGGCCCGGCTGTGGGCGTCCAGCGACAGCTGGGTGCTGATGGACTTCGTGCCGGGCCGCACGCTGGCGGAGCGGCTGGCCGACGAGCCGGCGCCGCGGCCGGGTGACCCGCTCCGGCTCGACCTGCTGGAGCGCTACGGCGCGGCGCTGTTCGAGGCGCTGCGGGAGCTGGACCGGGTCGGGCTGACCCACCAGGACCTGTCGCCGTCGAACATCATCGTGGCGGAGTCGGAGGCGGACGCCGGTACCGGCCGGGTGACGATGACGCTGCTCGATCTCGGCGCGAACTACCTCTACGCGCAGGCGTTGCCCGGCGACGCCGCCCCGGATCTGCCGTTCGTCGCGCCGGAGGTGCGGCGGGACGGCAGCGGTTCCCGCGCCGACCTGTACTCGCTGGGGCAGCTGCTGGTGCTGCTCGGCACCGGCGCGCCGGCGGACCGGGGCATCGTGCCGGACGATTTCTACGCCGAGACGCCGCTGATGGCGCGGTTCCTGGAGGACCTGCTGGACGCGGATCCGGCCCGCCGGCTGCTGCTGTTCCGCCCGGAGCCGGACAGCTCGCTGTACGGGCAGCTCGGCCGCTGGTTCGCCGAGGAGCTGACGGCGCTGCGCGCCGCGTACACCGAGCGGGTCCGGCCGGCCCGCGCGGACGTGCGGGACAACCTGCTCGGGCTGTTCCATCCGTTCTCCGGCGCGCCGCGGCGGCAGCGGCGGTTGCTCGCGGTCCGGCGGGCCCAGCGCAGTTACGCCGAGCACCGGAAGAACATGCGGCTGCGCTGGCTGCTCGGCTGGTCGCTGCTGTCGGCGACGCTGTCCTACCTGGGTGGCCTGCTCGTCCTCACCTACCTGCTGCGCGAGCTGGGCCTGGATTTCGGCGGGCCGGCGCTGTCGGTGGCCCAGCGCGTCACCGGTACCGGGCCCGACGGCATCCCGTTCCTCGACCGGCTCCGGGCGGCCGACTACCCGGTGCCCGATCCGCGGCACAACCTGCTGATTCTCGCCGTCGGGTTCACCTTCGTACTGGTCTGCGCGAAGTACTACCAGGGGTTGTTCGCGGGGCTGACGCCGCTGGTCACCGGGCGCCACGCGGGTCGGCTGTCGGTGCTCGCGGTGGTCGCGGAGGTGGCGATGCGGGCCACGGTGGTGGCCTCGCCGGTGGCGATCGCGCTGCCGGTGGTGGTGGAGCGGCGCTGGTGGCTGATCTGCGTGGCGTCCGGCATGACGCTGGTCCTGTTCTGCAACGCCGCGATCTCCGGGTACGCGCGTGCCGTGTTGCGGCGGGCCCGGGCGGCGGAGCTGTCCACGGTGCCGGTCACGGTGCCGGGGGTGCAGCGCTACACCTCGTGGCTGGCCGGCAACGTGCTCTATGCGTTCGTGCTGTGGCTGCTCGCCCCGCTGCTCTATTACGGGGTATTGCAGGACACGCCGGTCTACCTGGTGGCGGTGATCATCGCGAACGTGCCGCAGATGTACCTGATCAAGTGCGGGATCGAGGCGGTCGGCATCCGGGTGGGCCTGGGCCGGGCGTGTCTCGCGGCGGAGCGGCTGGCGACTATTCCCGTGCCGGAGCCGGCACCTCGGCCGGCCGATCATCCCGTTTCACCGGGTATGTCGGTACCGACCGATGCGGTCGCAGCCAACTGACGCGGTATGCCCTGTTCGAGAGGTATGTCGGCGCCTGCGTGTCCTGCGCAACCCGGTGGCGAGCGGCGCGTTACGTTTGACAACCTCTGGGCACACCGGCTAGCACCGCTGTGTCATTCTGTCCCACTGGCGGCGCAACGTCGCCGGCGCGTCACCTGATGAGTTGACTGGAGTACCGTGCCGCGATCCGAGAGCAGCAACCGGCTGGTCATCGTCGAGTCCCCGGCGAAGGCCAAGACCATCTCGGGCTACCTGGGCCCGGGGTGGGTCGTGGAGGCGAGTCGTGGCCACATCCGCGACCTGCCCAGCGGCGCCAAGGAGGTGCCCGAGAAGTACAAGGGCACGCCGATGGCGAGGCTCGGCGTCGACCCGGAGCACGACTTCGCACCGCTCTACGTCGTCTCGCCGGACCGCAAGGCGCAGGTGACCCGGCTCAAGGGCCTGCTGAAGGACGCCGACGAGCTCTTCCTCGCCACCGATGAGGACCGCGAGGGCGAGGCGATCGCCTGGCACCTGGAACAGCTGCTCAAGCCGAAGGTGCCGGTGCACCGGATGGTCTTCCACGAGATCACCCGGCCGGCGATCCAGGCGGCGGTGGCCAACCCGCGCACGATCAACCAGAACCTGGTCGACGCGTACGAGGCGCGCCGGGTGCTGGACCGGCTGTACGGGTACGAGGTCAGCCCGGTGCTGTGGAAGAAGATCATGCCGAAGCTGTCGGCCGGCCGGGTGCAGTCGGTGGCGACGCGCATCGTGGTCGAGCGCGAGCGGCAGCGGATGGCGTTCCACTCGGCCGACTACTGGGACATCCAGGCCACCCTCGCGGTGGCGGCGGCCGACGTGAAGGACGGCCCGCGCACCTTCGGCGGGACGCTGATCGCGCTGGATGGTGACCGGGTCGCGACCGGCCGCGACTTCGACCCGGCGACCGGCCGGGTGCGGCCCAACTCGGGTGCGATCCCGCTGGACGAGGAGGGTGCGCGCGGGCTCGCGGCCCGGCTCGACGGCCGCGACTTCACCGTCACCAGGGTCGAGGAGAAGCCGTACCGGCGCCGGCCGTACGCGCCGTTCATGACCTCGACGCTGCAGCAGGAGGCGTCCCGCAAGCTGCGCTTCTCGTCCGAGACCACGATGCGGGTGGCGCAGCGGCTGTACGAGAACGGCTACATCACCTACATGCGGACCGACTCGACGACGCTGTCGGACACCGCGCTGTCGGCGGCCCGGTCGCAGGTCGCCGAGCTGTACGGCAGCCGGTACGTGCCGGCCGAACCCCGGCAGTACACCCGCAAGGTGAAGAACGCGCAGGAGGCGCACGAGGCGATCCGCCCGGCCGGCGAGCACTTCCGCACCCCGGGTTCGCTGGCCAACGAGCTGTCCCCGGACGAGTTCCGGCTGTACGAGCTGATCTGGCGGCGCACCATCGCCTCGCAGATGATCGACGCGGTGGGCAACTCGGTGTCGGTGCGGATCAACGCAGTGTCCACCACCGGCGAGTCGGCCGACTTCGCGGCGTCCGGCAAGACGATCACCGAGCCGGGCTTCCTGCGGGCGTACGTCGAATCGACCGACGACGAGAACGCCGAGGCCGAGGACGCCGAGCGCCGGCTGCCCAACCTGGTCCGTGACCAGCCGTTGACCGCCGACGCGCTGGAGCCGACCGGGCACACCACCCAGCCGCCGGCGCGGTACACGGAGGCGTCGCTGGTCAAGGCGCTGGAGGAGCTCGGCATCGGCCGCCCCTCCACCTACACCTCGATCATGCAGACGATCCAGCGCCGCGGGTACGTGTTCAAGCGCGGGCAGGCGCTGATCCCGTCGTTCGTGGCGTTCGCGGTGGTGCAGCTGCTGGAAAGCTACTTCCCGCGGCTGGTCGACTACGACTTCACCGCCGGGCTGGAGAACGACCTGGACGAGATCACCGACGGCCGGGTGCAGACGCTCGGGTTCCTGCGCTCGTTCTACTTCGGTGACGACGCCGCGGAGGCGGGTTCGGTGGCCCGCTCCGGCGGGTTGAAGCGGCTGGTCACCGAGCAGCTGTCGGAGATCGACGCGCGCGGGATCAACTCGATCCCGCTGTTCACCGACGACGAGGGCCGCAAGGTCGTCGTCCGGGTCGGGCGGTACGGGCCGTACCTGGAGCGGCGGACTCCGGGTGACGAGGACACCGAGCCGGACCCGGACGCGCCGCGCCGCAACGTGTCCGTCCCGGACGACGTGGTGCCCGACGAGCTGACTCCGGCGAAGGTCGAGGAGCTGTTCAAGAGCAACTCCGGCGCCCGCGAGCTGGGCACCGACCCGGCGACCGGCGAGGTGGTGACGCTCAAGTCGGGCCGGTTCGGACCGTACGTGACGTCCGGCGAGAAGTCCTCCTCGCTGTTCTCGTCGCACTCGATGGACACGCTGACGCTGGACGACGCCTTGAAGCTGCTGTCGCTGCCGCGCACCGTCGGTACCGCGCCGGACGGTGAACCGGTGACCGCGCAGAACGGCCGGTACGGGCCGTACATCCGGAAGGGCACCGACTCGCGGTCGCTGGAGTCCGAGGAGCAGATCTTCACGGTCACCCTGGAGGAGGCCGAGAAGCTGTTCGCGGAGCCGAAGCGGCGGGGCCGGCGGGCGGCGCCGAAGGAGCCGCTGCGTACCCTCGGTGACGATCCGGCGACCGGTAAGCCGATCGTGGTGAAGGACGGCCGGTT from the Actinocatenispora thailandica genome contains:
- a CDS encoding patatin-like phospholipase family protein codes for the protein MAVRLDHPVCRVLRERRARGDRSDGYKVGLAVQGGGMRGVLSGAMLTALEDLGFGAVFDGVYGASSGALNGAYFLAGGSWRNLAAYYDDLVSAEFLSVRRWRTGMMSLDYALGEVLCRRKPLDFAAVLGSATPLHVAITRLDPPATELRHGFGDAAELVAALRASSWLPVVSRGVADCSGPAIDGAMLTIHPYRLAVGDGCTHVLSLSSRRPGPVPGPYSPVELAVTAALAALDRRLVRPRCRAVREYRRDRAMVAAAGAGPPYVLDVLPPQGVASFERRPGALLAAARQAYEQAYRVLSGYRGEGFATVPRFVPVGEVADAEAAEGRSGGAAREAS
- the topA gene encoding type I DNA topoisomerase — its product is MPRSESSNRLVIVESPAKAKTISGYLGPGWVVEASRGHIRDLPSGAKEVPEKYKGTPMARLGVDPEHDFAPLYVVSPDRKAQVTRLKGLLKDADELFLATDEDREGEAIAWHLEQLLKPKVPVHRMVFHEITRPAIQAAVANPRTINQNLVDAYEARRVLDRLYGYEVSPVLWKKIMPKLSAGRVQSVATRIVVERERQRMAFHSADYWDIQATLAVAAADVKDGPRTFGGTLIALDGDRVATGRDFDPATGRVRPNSGAIPLDEEGARGLAARLDGRDFTVTRVEEKPYRRRPYAPFMTSTLQQEASRKLRFSSETTMRVAQRLYENGYITYMRTDSTTLSDTALSAARSQVAELYGSRYVPAEPRQYTRKVKNAQEAHEAIRPAGEHFRTPGSLANELSPDEFRLYELIWRRTIASQMIDAVGNSVSVRINAVSTTGESADFAASGKTITEPGFLRAYVESTDDENAEAEDAERRLPNLVRDQPLTADALEPTGHTTQPPARYTEASLVKALEELGIGRPSTYTSIMQTIQRRGYVFKRGQALIPSFVAFAVVQLLESYFPRLVDYDFTAGLENDLDEITDGRVQTLGFLRSFYFGDDAAEAGSVARSGGLKRLVTEQLSEIDARGINSIPLFTDDEGRKVVVRVGRYGPYLERRTPGDEDTEPDPDAPRRNVSVPDDVVPDELTPAKVEELFKSNSGARELGTDPATGEVVTLKSGRFGPYVTSGEKSSSLFSSHSMDTLTLDDALKLLSLPRTVGTAPDGEPVTAQNGRYGPYIRKGTDSRSLESEEQIFTVTLEEAEKLFAEPKRRGRRAAPKEPLRTLGDDPATGKPIVVKDGRFGLYVTDGETNRTLPRTETAESITLDRAAELLADKRAQGPAPRKKAAKKTAAKKTAAKKTAAKKTAAKKTAAKKTAAKKTAAKKTAAKATAKKAPAKKAAPKKSTSDD